Proteins encoded in a region of the Synechococcus sp. BIOS-U3-1 genome:
- a CDS encoding uridine kinase family protein encodes MNGPALLIYIAGPSAAGKTHFSEELRKSLSQSQIPAVVIGSDDYYREQWTPDATYGFDTVDAIDNHALLQDVVSLRDRRLLRRRRYDMGTRKIHWESLDQAWDVVLLEGAFGPQLLIDQLHPDLLIYVDASLPMRVIRRLRRDIRERQRSAPSVLRQMLLNMLPGERRFIHPLKRSANLIIRDFQAGRLQALQHIEELINHSKAQAP; translated from the coding sequence ATGAACGGACCTGCCCTGCTGATTTACATCGCTGGTCCCTCCGCAGCGGGAAAGACCCACTTCAGTGAGGAGCTGAGGAAATCGCTCTCTCAAAGCCAGATCCCTGCTGTGGTGATCGGCTCCGACGATTACTACCGGGAGCAGTGGACACCCGATGCAACCTATGGATTCGACACGGTCGACGCCATCGATAACCATGCGCTGCTTCAAGACGTGGTGTCCCTGCGCGATCGACGGCTGCTGCGTCGTCGTCGCTACGACATGGGGACCCGGAAAATTCACTGGGAATCTCTGGATCAAGCCTGGGATGTCGTCCTGCTGGAGGGAGCGTTCGGCCCCCAACTGCTCATCGATCAACTCCATCCCGACCTTCTGATCTACGTGGATGCATCACTACCGATGAGGGTGATTCGCCGTCTGCGGCGGGACATTCGCGAACGCCAGCGATCAGCACCGTCCGTGCTTCGCCAGATGCTGTTGAACATGCTTCCGGGAGAACGGCGGTTCATCCATCCGCTCAAACGTTCTGCCAACTTGATCATCCGTGATTTTCAGGCAGGTCGTCTCCAGGCCTTGCAGCACATTGAGGAACTGATCAACCACTCCAAAGCTCAGGCACCCTGA
- a CDS encoding YraN family protein, producing the protein MLCEFREQTLGADDAMSDPGRWAERRALSLLKNRGWQCLSERWSCRYGELDLMMIKSDRSGPRLLMVEVKARRQCGLDGWGVKAFAAAKRKRLARTVSCWQSCHPWCDQGHLEVVLALVPLPPSSRPVRWIRVPELWSG; encoded by the coding sequence ATGCTCTGTGAATTCAGGGAGCAGACCTTGGGTGCTGATGATGCGATGAGCGATCCCGGTCGCTGGGCGGAGCGGCGTGCTCTGAGCTTGTTGAAAAATCGTGGCTGGCAATGCCTTTCTGAACGCTGGAGCTGTCGTTATGGGGAGCTTGATTTGATGATGATCAAATCGGATCGCTCAGGTCCTCGCCTGCTGATGGTGGAGGTCAAGGCCAGGCGTCAATGCGGTCTCGATGGCTGGGGCGTGAAAGCTTTCGCTGCGGCCAAACGAAAACGCTTAGCTCGAACTGTTAGCTGCTGGCAGTCCTGTCACCCCTGGTGTGATCAGGGGCATCTCGAGGTGGTGCTTGCCTTGGTCCCGCTCCCACCCAGTTCCAGGCCAGTGCGCTGGATCAGGGTGCCTGAGCTTTGGAGTGGTTGA
- a CDS encoding pentapeptide repeat-containing protein, with product MQRHLLASLLALFLVIGLPLQPVQAAMDYAKQVLIGADFSNREMQGVTFNLTNLREADLSGSDLQGASLYGAKLQDANLTGTNLRDATLDSAVLDGTNLTDAVLEDAFAFNTRFINVTITGADFTNVPFRGDALKTLCAAADGTNPVTGRDTRDTLGCS from the coding sequence ATGCAACGACATCTGCTGGCCTCCCTGCTTGCTTTGTTCCTGGTGATCGGCCTGCCTTTGCAGCCAGTGCAGGCCGCGATGGACTACGCCAAACAGGTGTTGATCGGTGCTGATTTCTCCAACCGAGAGATGCAGGGGGTGACCTTCAACCTCACCAACCTGCGTGAAGCTGATCTGTCTGGAAGCGACCTTCAGGGTGCCAGCCTCTATGGAGCCAAGCTTCAGGACGCCAACCTGACAGGGACCAATCTGCGTGATGCCACGCTGGATTCAGCAGTGCTTGATGGCACGAATCTCACCGATGCCGTTCTAGAGGACGCTTTCGCCTTCAACACCCGGTTCATCAATGTGACGATCACCGGCGCCGATTTCACCAACGTGCCTTTTCGTGGTGACGCCTTGAAAACACTCTGTGCCGCAGCCGACGGAACCAATCCTGTGACCGGCCGCGACACACGCGACACCCTTGGCTGCTCATGA
- a CDS encoding 23S rRNA (pseudouridine(1915)-N(3))-methyltransferase RlmH — MNISRCRIIAVGKVRKRWVQDGVELYLKRLPGLTITELRDSSRDKEVEAIRQALRPDELPVLLMEQGNTLTSIDFADRLRDFGSERLAFVIGGADGFTDEFKSSTRWQLSLSPLTFPHELARLLLVEQLYRAQSILQGSPYHRA; from the coding sequence ATGAACATCTCCCGATGCCGGATCATCGCTGTTGGAAAAGTGCGCAAGCGATGGGTTCAGGACGGTGTGGAGCTCTACCTCAAGCGCCTGCCTGGGCTAACCATCACTGAACTGCGTGACAGCAGCCGTGACAAGGAGGTCGAAGCGATCCGTCAGGCCTTACGTCCCGATGAGTTGCCGGTGCTGCTGATGGAGCAGGGCAACACTCTGACCTCGATTGACTTCGCTGATCGTTTACGTGACTTTGGCTCCGAGCGCCTGGCCTTTGTGATCGGTGGCGCTGACGGCTTCACCGATGAATTCAAGAGTTCAACCCGCTGGCAGCTCAGCCTTTCACCCCTGACTTTTCCTCATGAGCTGGCGCGATTGCTCCTGGTTGAGCAGCTCTACAGAGCGCAGTCGATCCTGCAGGGGAGTCCTTATCACCGGGCCTAA
- a CDS encoding SGNH/GDSL hydrolase family protein, producing the protein MTTPAQEPRTVLCFGDSNTWGFNPDGGGRLPHDTRWPNQLEQQLNRRATSQAWRTIEDGLNSRTWLLEDPIGAAKYGAQYSCSGRSGLMTSLHSHKPIDMVILALGCNDCKDYLNLSAEQIADGARILIQDIRSALHCGPRERPDQTPGIVLMTPPLMVSTPQSRAWGYEGADRKSQAVASRYLQLARELEVLAFDVQKVASPSSLDGIHFDSQSQPAIASALADLIAKT; encoded by the coding sequence ATGACAACACCAGCTCAGGAACCGAGAACTGTCCTCTGCTTCGGAGACTCCAACACCTGGGGATTCAACCCAGACGGTGGTGGGCGGCTACCCCACGACACACGCTGGCCGAATCAGTTGGAGCAGCAGCTGAACCGGCGTGCGACCAGCCAAGCTTGGCGCACGATTGAGGACGGTCTCAATTCCCGCACCTGGCTGCTCGAGGATCCCATCGGTGCAGCCAAATATGGCGCTCAATACAGTTGCAGCGGTCGCTCAGGTCTGATGACGTCTTTGCACAGTCACAAACCCATCGACATGGTGATCCTGGCGCTGGGCTGCAACGACTGCAAGGACTACCTCAACCTGTCGGCCGAGCAGATCGCAGATGGCGCCCGCATCCTGATTCAAGACATCCGCAGCGCCCTCCACTGCGGCCCGCGCGAGCGGCCTGACCAAACCCCAGGCATCGTTCTGATGACACCGCCGCTGATGGTCAGCACACCGCAGTCGCGGGCCTGGGGTTACGAAGGGGCCGACAGGAAATCTCAAGCTGTGGCCAGTCGCTACCTCCAGCTGGCCAGGGAGCTTGAGGTGCTCGCGTTCGATGTCCAGAAGGTGGCCAGCCCCTCATCCCTGGATGGCATCCATTTCGACAGCCAGTCCCAGCCTGCGATCGCCTCAGCCCTCGCGGATCTCATCGCCAAAACCTGA
- a CDS encoding LexA family protein yields MEIDRSFLQPPKPLRPRRKSSLLPLAGERVAAGFPSPAEDYVDVGIDLNDQLIRHPTSTFFLRVSGDSMTGAGIHDGDLLVVDRSLDPRPGRVVVAVLDGGFTLKRLMRHHGRLRLEAANPSYPALDLQSCDDVQIWGVAIHVIHPL; encoded by the coding sequence GTGGAGATTGATCGTTCCTTTCTCCAGCCACCGAAACCCCTGCGCCCCCGGCGCAAGTCAAGCCTGCTACCACTGGCTGGAGAGCGGGTGGCGGCAGGCTTCCCTTCTCCAGCAGAGGATTATGTGGACGTGGGGATCGACCTCAACGACCAACTAATCCGTCACCCCACCAGCACCTTTTTTCTACGTGTTAGCGGCGACTCGATGACCGGTGCCGGCATTCATGACGGCGACCTTCTGGTCGTAGACCGCAGCCTTGACCCCCGCCCCGGACGCGTGGTCGTTGCCGTTCTCGACGGCGGCTTCACCCTTAAACGGCTGATGCGCCATCACGGCCGGCTGCGCCTGGAAGCGGCCAATCCCAGCTACCCAGCTCTCGATCTGCAGTCCTGCGACGACGTGCAGATCTGGGGAGTTGCCATCCATGTGATTCACCCCCTCTGA
- a CDS encoding Y-family DNA polymerase, with protein MAQVTALIDANNFYASCEQSLDPGLLGRPVVVLSNNDGCIVARSAEARALGIAMGTPYFKAKQTLERCGVVVRSSNYALYADMSQRLMSLLESQVEELEVYSIDEAFARISRPAAADLLPWGRQLRALIRRNLGLPIAIGLGASKGQAKLANRLAKVEATHAGLFDLGHCNHQDRWLETIAIEDVWGIGRKLAEWCRLRGVCNARELRDMASGPLRAKAGVVGLRLQRELQGHACLPLDLAPSPKQETCVSRSFSRPITSLAELREAVATYVVRAAEKLRKQQQRAASLSVYTRTSPFVPAFYSRSASTHLDLPSNDTQMLLNAALPLVERIFQPHRQLAKAGVLMEHLQDTEQLQHHLLVPCSAAQLQRQDTLMNTIDGLNRRYGGGTVQWAACGLHSGWSMRRECLGRAATTRLSDVPVVQA; from the coding sequence ATGGCTCAGGTCACCGCCCTCATCGACGCCAACAACTTCTATGCCTCTTGCGAGCAGAGCCTCGATCCCGGCCTGCTCGGCCGCCCCGTGGTGGTGCTTTCCAACAACGACGGCTGCATCGTGGCCCGCAGCGCCGAAGCCCGTGCACTCGGCATTGCCATGGGCACTCCATATTTCAAGGCCAAGCAGACACTGGAACGGTGCGGAGTGGTGGTACGCAGTTCCAACTACGCCCTTTACGCCGACATGAGCCAGCGACTGATGAGCCTTCTGGAGAGTCAGGTGGAGGAGCTGGAGGTGTATTCCATCGATGAAGCCTTCGCTCGCATCAGTCGTCCAGCAGCGGCAGATCTGCTGCCCTGGGGACGGCAGTTGCGAGCCCTGATCCGTCGCAATCTGGGACTGCCAATCGCCATCGGCCTGGGAGCCAGCAAAGGCCAGGCGAAGCTGGCGAACCGTCTGGCCAAGGTGGAGGCCACCCATGCGGGTCTATTCGACCTCGGGCACTGCAACCATCAGGACCGCTGGCTGGAAACGATCGCCATCGAAGACGTGTGGGGAATCGGTCGCAAACTGGCTGAGTGGTGCCGACTGCGTGGTGTATGCAACGCCAGGGAACTGCGAGACATGGCCAGCGGCCCCCTGCGGGCCAAAGCGGGTGTGGTCGGCCTGCGCCTGCAAAGGGAACTCCAGGGGCATGCCTGTCTTCCCCTTGATCTGGCCCCATCCCCGAAGCAGGAAACCTGTGTCAGCAGAAGCTTCAGTCGACCAATCACGTCCCTGGCGGAGCTGCGAGAAGCTGTAGCGACCTACGTGGTGCGCGCTGCGGAAAAGCTGCGCAAACAGCAACAACGCGCCGCTTCCCTAAGCGTGTACACCCGCACCAGTCCGTTTGTGCCCGCCTTCTACAGCCGCAGCGCCAGCACCCATCTGGACCTCCCCAGCAACGACACCCAGATGCTGCTGAACGCAGCGCTGCCACTGGTGGAACGAATCTTCCAGCCGCACCGTCAGCTCGCCAAGGCCGGAGTGCTGATGGAGCACCTGCAGGACACGGAGCAACTGCAGCACCACCTGCTGGTGCCTTGCAGTGCAGCACAACTACAACGGCAAGACACGCTGATGAACACCATCGACGGGCTCAACCGCCGTTATGGAGGGGGCACCGTGCAGTGGGCCGCCTGCGGCCTGCATTCCGGCTGGTCCATGCGACGAGAATGCCTGGGCAGGGCAGCCACCACACGACTGAGCGATGTACCCGTGGTCCAGGCCTGA
- a CDS encoding DUF481 domain-containing protein has translation MLRRIPIIAAGLVLLGAKATFAEQVTLKLSNGDTLHGELIPSESTDTTTVLQHPVLGRLSIPKTALVPEPKPKPWKLSLSGGVTGSNTDNDLDVGGTAQLETSYTSDPDKVSLKVSAQYEVSRDQGESSNSTDTNEGDAELRYIRSLNGRLHAYAGAHFNYDALNFSGTDAFESSIGLGYDLIKTSKTRLTVSLGPSIEQIWGGNGCNTDPVCGKTFAATTGRAELEWKPSSAASLTLTNTYTGAYVNGISTNNIFSIALKVFPMNNQRLFTSLNGQTIYNELRSPKVNNTISIQMGVKLD, from the coding sequence GTGTTGCGGCGAATCCCGATCATTGCTGCGGGGCTTGTCCTGTTGGGGGCCAAAGCGACTTTTGCCGAGCAGGTCACTCTCAAACTGAGCAACGGCGACACCCTGCACGGAGAACTCATCCCTTCGGAAAGCACAGACACAACAACAGTGCTTCAACACCCAGTACTGGGACGGCTGAGCATCCCGAAAACGGCGCTAGTACCCGAACCCAAGCCGAAACCATGGAAGCTGAGTCTCTCCGGCGGAGTCACAGGGTCCAACACCGACAACGATCTCGATGTAGGGGGGACCGCACAGCTCGAGACCAGCTACACCTCAGACCCCGACAAAGTCTCGTTGAAAGTGAGCGCCCAGTACGAGGTCTCACGTGACCAGGGAGAGAGCAGCAACTCAACAGACACCAATGAAGGTGATGCTGAACTGCGATACATCCGCAGCTTGAACGGTCGGCTGCACGCCTATGCAGGTGCGCACTTCAATTACGACGCACTGAACTTCAGCGGTACCGACGCGTTTGAAAGCTCCATTGGCCTCGGTTACGACCTGATCAAAACTTCAAAAACACGGCTCACTGTGTCCCTCGGTCCCTCCATCGAGCAAATCTGGGGAGGGAATGGATGCAACACAGATCCAGTCTGCGGAAAGACCTTTGCAGCAACAACAGGTAGAGCTGAACTGGAATGGAAGCCCAGCTCTGCCGCCAGTCTCACGCTAACCAATACCTATACCGGGGCTTACGTCAACGGAATCTCAACCAACAACATCTTTTCGATCGCGTTGAAAGTCTTCCCAATGAACAATCAGCGCCTATTCACATCCCTCAACGGCCAAACGATCTACAACGAACTGCGCAGTCCAAAGGTCAACAACACCATCTCCATACAGATGGGCGTGAAGCTGGATTGA
- a CDS encoding DUF4278 domain-containing protein, protein MTALTYRGQAYTPQHSAVQKQSVELTYRREHYNTRRQQAARELHPQLVYRGVSYTR, encoded by the coding sequence ATGACAGCTCTCACCTACAGAGGTCAGGCTTACACCCCTCAGCACTCTGCTGTTCAAAAGCAGAGTGTTGAACTCACCTACCGGCGCGAGCATTACAACACTCGTCGTCAGCAGGCGGCACGTGAGCTTCACCCCCAGCTTGTCTATCGCGGTGTCTCCTACACAAGGTGA
- a CDS encoding Nif11-like leader peptide family natural product precursor, giving the protein MSLEQLKAFLAKVKGDSSLQEKLKAAKSPDEVVSIAKGHGHEFSSDKISLLSEEELEGVSGGWKATKADRNDIFCG; this is encoded by the coding sequence ATGTCCCTAGAACAACTCAAGGCATTCCTCGCCAAGGTCAAAGGTGATTCCAGCCTTCAGGAGAAACTAAAAGCAGCAAAGTCACCTGATGAAGTTGTGTCTATTGCTAAAGGGCATGGTCATGAATTTAGTTCTGATAAGATCAGTCTGCTCAGTGAAGAGGAGCTAGAAGGTGTTTCGGGTGGCTGGAAGGCAACCAAGGCTGATAGGAATGATATTTTCTGTGGCTGA
- a CDS encoding tetratricopeptide repeat protein, which yields MSRRTIAIAAALSVIALGSPLNVARANPPFVQYFNQGAERFNSGNYQEALAAYTKAIEINPQSAEAYNYRGDAKSALKDFQGGIADHTKAIEINPQYAEAYVNRGLIKTYLKDYQGSISDFTEAIQINPQNATSYYNRAYSKGKSKNTQGAIADYSKAIEINPQYADAYVDRGIDREIMNDLKGACRDWRKAAGLGKENAAEWVKKQC from the coding sequence ATGTCACGCAGGACTATTGCCATTGCTGCAGCACTGTCTGTAATTGCTCTTGGGTCGCCGTTGAATGTTGCTCGTGCGAATCCTCCATTTGTACAGTATTTCAATCAGGGAGCTGAGAGATTCAATTCAGGTAATTATCAAGAAGCACTTGCTGCTTACACGAAGGCGATAGAAATTAATCCTCAGAGTGCTGAAGCCTACAACTACCGTGGAGATGCAAAGAGCGCGTTAAAAGATTTCCAAGGAGGAATTGCTGATCACACGAAGGCAATAGAGATTAATCCTCAGTACGCCGAAGCATACGTCAACCGTGGTTTGATCAAGACTTATTTAAAAGATTATCAAGGATCAATTTCTGATTTTACGGAAGCAATCCAGATTAATCCTCAGAATGCCACTTCCTATTACAATCGTGCTTATTCCAAGGGTAAATCAAAAAACACTCAAGGAGCAATTGCTGATTACTCGAAGGCAATAGAGATTAATCCTCAGTATGCCGACGCTTATGTGGATCGTGGAATTGATAGAGAAATCATGAATGATCTTAAGGGCGCCTGTCGTGATTGGAGAAAGGCAGCTGGTCTTGGGAAAGAAAACGCTGCTGAATGGGTTAAAAAGCAATGTTAG
- a CDS encoding zinc ribbon domain-containing protein produces MAAYGGDPTGYVCSECGCATYETGQIRVSGGFWSSFFDVGNKRYNTVTCTRCGFTKFYQRTVSGVQKVFDFLGGN; encoded by the coding sequence ATGGCTGCTTACGGCGGAGACCCAACTGGATACGTGTGTAGTGAGTGTGGCTGTGCTACCTATGAGACTGGTCAAATTCGCGTCTCTGGTGGCTTTTGGAGCAGCTTCTTTGATGTAGGTAATAAGCGCTATAACACCGTTACCTGCACCAGGTGTGGCTTCACCAAGTTTTATCAGAGAACGGTGAGTGGAGTGCAGAAGGTGTTTGACTTCCTTGGGGGTAACTAG
- a CDS encoding tetratricopeptide repeat protein, whose protein sequence is MSHKTIAIAAALPVLSVLALGSPFSTASANPLAKNLFNSGVDKYDQGDYQGAMADYTKAIEINPEYAPVYYFRGIAMDDLQDYQGAIADFSKAIEINPMNAIFYYNHGSAKDDLGDYQGAIDDYTKAIEIDPEFASAYNNRGIVRERVSDLEGTCRDWRIAVDLGDERPTEWVKKQC, encoded by the coding sequence ATGTCTCACAAGACTATTGCCATTGCTGCAGCACTGCCTGTGCTGTCTGTACTTGCTCTTGGGTCGCCGTTCAGTACTGCAAGCGCGAACCCATTGGCAAAAAATTTATTCAATAGTGGAGTAGACAAATATGACCAAGGTGATTATCAAGGAGCAATGGCTGATTACACCAAGGCAATAGAGATCAATCCTGAGTATGCTCCTGTCTACTACTTTCGTGGTATTGCCATGGATGATTTACAAGATTATCAAGGAGCAATTGCTGATTTCAGCAAGGCGATAGAAATCAATCCTATGAATGCCATTTTTTATTACAATCATGGTAGTGCTAAGGATGATTTAGGCGATTATCAAGGAGCAATTGATGATTACACCAAGGCGATAGAGATTGATCCTGAGTTTGCGAGTGCCTATAACAATCGTGGCATTGTTAGAGAAAGGGTATCTGATCTTGAGGGTACATGTCGTGATTGGAGAATAGCGGTAGATCTTGGCGATGAACGCCCTACTGAATGGGTGAAGAAGCAGTGTTAG
- a CDS encoding Nif11-like leader peptide family natural product precursor, giving the protein MSEVQLKAFLEKVKADTTLQEKLKAAKSSEDVVGIAKENGYEFTADKITELSKAELEGVAGGVIETGQYLSYRPRSNCDCC; this is encoded by the coding sequence ATGTCAGAAGTACAACTCAAAGCCTTCCTTGAAAAAGTCAAAGCTGACACCACGCTTCAGGAAAAACTAAAGGCAGCAAAGTCATCTGAAGACGTTGTGGGTATCGCTAAAGAAAATGGCTACGAATTTACTGCTGATAAGATTACTGAACTCAGTAAAGCGGAACTAGAAGGCGTGGCTGGAGGAGTTATAGAAACTGGACAATACCTATCTTACCGTCCGCGCTCAAACTGCGACTGCTGTTAG
- a CDS encoding CCRG-2 family RiPP, protein MTAFNTDYNNTELLDQELTIEELESVAGGGRERAELSRRLFFTETDDWDEPEALAEWKEMYTKYLKLV, encoded by the coding sequence ATGACTGCTTTCAACACTGACTACAACAACACTGAACTACTTGATCAAGAGCTGACGATTGAAGAGCTGGAATCTGTAGCTGGTGGCGGTCGCGAACGAGCCGAACTCAGCCGCCGTCTCTTCTTTACCGAAACCGACGATTGGGACGAGCCTGAAGCATTAGCAGAGTGGAAAGAAATGTACACGAAGTACTTAAAGTTGGTTTAA